From one Bacteroidales bacterium genomic stretch:
- a CDS encoding 4Fe-4S binding protein: MGQLDKNIIREIGIASGASVVGITPSDRFTNATVGFSPEDKLPGCKTVIVFGSPFPREALSKTTIEYTSIRNEMVEKMNHTAKEAAKQVKEMGYKTKIIGGLGGKWDNGRFRGHISLKHAAELAGLGCITRNYLLTNPDYGNLLWFSAILTNARIEADQILEYDICKGCNLCVDVCPSGALNDPALFGQKNCYKVCYKTIKGKLELKCFECRRICPHRFGINQKHLT, translated from the coding sequence ATGGGGCAGCTTGACAAAAACATAATCAGGGAAATAGGAATTGCATCGGGGGCGTCCGTAGTGGGAATTACTCCCTCAGATCGTTTTACCAATGCAACAGTTGGTTTTTCTCCGGAAGATAAATTACCGGGATGCAAAACGGTGATCGTATTCGGATCACCGTTTCCACGGGAAGCATTATCAAAAACCACAATTGAATATACTTCCATCCGCAACGAAATGGTAGAAAAAATGAACCATACCGCAAAAGAAGCGGCAAAACAAGTCAAAGAAATGGGATACAAAACCAAAATAATAGGCGGATTGGGTGGGAAATGGGATAATGGCCGTTTCAGGGGACATATCTCATTAAAACATGCTGCAGAACTTGCCGGACTCGGATGTATTACACGCAATTACCTTTTAACCAATCCAGATTATGGAAATCTCCTATGGTTCAGCGCTATTTTAACCAATGCTCGGATCGAAGCAGATCAGATACTGGAATATGATATCTGTAAAGGATGTAATCTGTGCGTCGATGTTTGCCCTTCAGGGGCATTAAATGATCCGGCATTATTTGGTCAGAAAAATTGCTATAAAGTATGTTACAAAACAATAAAAGGCAAGTTGGAACTAAAATGCTTTGAATGCAGGAGAATATGTCCCCATCGTTTTGGAATCAATCAAAAACACCTCACATGA
- a CDS encoding glutamine synthetase III: protein MSNLRFKAVETAFSRKAVQVPIPDKKTSDYYGTLVFDRNQMRKYLSKETLKVVLDAIDKGVPLERSIANHVAAGMRMWAMELGATHYTHWFHPLTDGTAEKHDAFVEPDGNGGVIEEFTGKLLAQQEPDASSFPSGGIRNTFEARGYTAWDPSSPAFIIDDTLCIPTIFISYTGESLDYKLPLLKAIQAVDRAATGVCKYFDRSVRKVTSFLGWEQEYFLVDEALYSARPDLLLTERTLMGHESAKNQQLEDHYFGAIPTRVSAFMRELEYECYKLGIPVKTRHNEVAPNQFELAPIYEEANLAVDHNLLLMSTMKRVAEHHNFKVLLHEKPFKGINGSGKHNNWSLGTDTGVNLLGPGKNASENLQFITFLANVLMAVYKNNALLKASISSATNAHRLGANEAPPAIISVFLGSQISKVLDKLESSEGISTIKVTEKTGTRLSLTHIPEILVDNTDRNRTSPFAFTGNRFEFRAVGSSANCASAMIALNTAVAYQLNQFKKSVDELIAKGTKKDEAIFKMIREYIIESKPIRFDGNGYSDEWKEEAKKRGLDCETCVPVIYDAYLTPRSVDMFTSADVLSEKELHARNEVKWEVYTKKIQIEARVLGDLAMNHIIPVATRYQGMLLDNVYKIQSVYDNIEKAKAVSAQDFELIEDISHHINTIKTKTDQMIEARKVANRIENEREKAVTYCREVEPFFDEIRYHIDKLELIVDNEMWTLPKYRELLFIR, encoded by the coding sequence ATGTCTAATCTAAGATTCAAAGCAGTAGAAACAGCTTTCAGCAGGAAAGCCGTTCAGGTTCCTATTCCTGACAAAAAAACATCCGATTATTATGGAACGCTTGTTTTTGATCGCAACCAGATGCGCAAATATCTTTCGAAGGAGACGCTTAAAGTGGTGTTGGATGCCATCGATAAAGGGGTTCCCTTGGAACGTAGCATTGCCAACCACGTAGCAGCAGGTATGCGCATGTGGGCCATGGAACTGGGGGCTACCCACTATACGCACTGGTTTCATCCCCTGACCGATGGTACGGCTGAAAAACACGATGCATTCGTGGAACCTGATGGAAATGGTGGAGTAATTGAGGAATTTACCGGAAAACTCCTGGCACAGCAGGAACCCGATGCATCCAGTTTCCCCAGCGGCGGTATCCGTAATACTTTTGAAGCCCGCGGATATACGGCATGGGATCCTTCTTCTCCCGCATTTATTATAGACGATACACTCTGTATCCCGACCATTTTCATATCATATACCGGTGAATCGCTCGATTATAAACTGCCCTTGCTGAAAGCTATTCAGGCAGTAGACAGAGCAGCAACAGGTGTATGTAAATACTTCGACCGCAGTGTCAGAAAAGTAACTTCTTTTCTGGGCTGGGAACAGGAGTATTTCCTGGTGGATGAAGCCTTATATTCAGCTCGTCCCGATTTGCTTCTGACCGAACGTACCCTGATGGGGCATGAAAGCGCCAAAAACCAGCAGCTGGAAGACCATTATTTCGGTGCTATTCCTACTCGGGTTTCCGCATTCATGCGTGAACTGGAATACGAATGCTATAAGCTCGGCATTCCTGTAAAAACACGTCACAACGAGGTAGCTCCCAATCAGTTTGAACTTGCTCCGATTTATGAAGAAGCTAATTTAGCTGTAGACCACAACTTATTATTGATGTCTACCATGAAAAGAGTTGCAGAACACCATAATTTCAAGGTGTTGCTGCATGAAAAACCTTTTAAGGGCATCAATGGGTCAGGGAAACACAATAACTGGTCGTTGGGTACTGATACCGGAGTGAACTTACTTGGCCCCGGCAAAAATGCTTCCGAAAACCTCCAGTTCATCACTTTCCTTGCAAATGTGTTAATGGCGGTATACAAAAACAATGCATTGCTGAAAGCCAGCATATCGTCGGCTACCAATGCACACCGTCTGGGCGCTAACGAAGCCCCGCCGGCTATTATTTCCGTATTCCTCGGTTCGCAAATATCCAAAGTACTGGATAAACTGGAATCTAGTGAAGGGATCTCTACCATCAAGGTAACCGAAAAAACCGGAACCCGTCTTTCTTTAACACATATTCCCGAGATTTTGGTAGACAATACCGATCGTAACCGTACGTCACCTTTTGCTTTTACAGGGAACCGTTTCGAATTCCGTGCGGTAGGCTCGTCCGCCAACTGTGCTTCCGCTATGATCGCACTTAACACAGCTGTGGCATACCAGCTCAACCAGTTCAAAAAATCGGTGGATGAGCTGATTGCCAAAGGAACTAAGAAAGACGAAGCCATCTTTAAAATGATCCGTGAGTACATCATCGAATCGAAGCCCATTCGTTTTGACGGTAACGGTTACAGCGACGAATGGAAAGAAGAAGCTAAGAAACGCGGCCTCGATTGTGAAACCTGTGTGCCTGTAATTTATGATGCCTACCTTACTCCCCGTTCCGTGGATATGTTCACTTCCGCAGATGTGTTGAGTGAAAAGGAATTACATGCACGTAATGAGGTGAAATGGGAAGTATATACCAAGAAAATACAGATAGAGGCACGTGTGCTCGGTGATCTGGCGATGAATCATATCATTCCGGTGGCTACCCGTTATCAGGGAATGCTGCTCGATAATGTATACAAGATTCAATCAGTATATGACAATATTGAAAAAGCCAAGGCGGTATCTGCACAGGATTTTGAACTGATAGAGGATATATCGCATCATATCAATACTATTAAGACAAAGACCGATCAGATGATCGAAGCCCGTAAAGTGGCCAACAGGATCGAAAACGAGCGTGAAAAAGCCGTCACTTACTGCCGGGAAGTAGAACCGTTCTTTGACGAGATCCGCTACCATATCGATAAACTCGAGCTGATTGTCGATAATGAAATGTGGACACTGCCGAAATACAGGGAACTGTTATTTATCCGATAG
- a CDS encoding nitroreductase family protein, with the protein MNFLDLAKQRCTVRAFIAQAIEKEKLDYILQAARVAPTACNKQPQRILVIQEPENITKVQKAYKTFGAPCVMIICRDTRESLIRPYDNKCSGDLDIGIITDHMMLAAREVGIGSVMVGLFDPHIIRKEFDIPDYMEATALLILGYPKNDFSDPNRHSVLRKPLSDLVMMENWKN; encoded by the coding sequence ATGAATTTTTTAGATTTAGCGAAACAGCGTTGTACTGTCAGGGCATTTATAGCACAGGCAATAGAAAAAGAAAAACTGGACTATATACTGCAGGCTGCCCGGGTCGCACCGACAGCCTGTAACAAACAACCACAAAGAATACTTGTTATCCAGGAGCCGGAAAACATCACAAAAGTCCAGAAAGCATACAAAACATTCGGCGCGCCATGCGTCATGATCATATGCAGGGATACGAGGGAGTCCCTGATACGGCCCTATGACAACAAATGTTCCGGGGACCTGGATATAGGAATCATCACAGACCATATGATGTTAGCAGCACGGGAAGTAGGCATAGGAAGTGTCATGGTCGGCCTGTTTGATCCGCATATCATTAGGAAGGAGTTTGACATCCCCGATTATATGGAAGCAACAGCATTACTCATCCTCGGTTATCCAAAAAATGATTTTTCAGATCCGAACCGTCATTCTGTTCTCCGCAAACCACTATCCGATCTGGTCATGATGGAAAATTGGAAAAATTGA
- the asnA gene encoding aspartate--ammonia ligase: MLSIPKDYHPTLDVQQTEEAVKMIKLTFQEELAQALSLRRVTAPLFVLSGTGINDNLNGMERPVSFEISAIGQRAEIVHSLAKWKRMKLGAYNIEPGKGLYTDMNAIRADEEVLDNLHSVYVDQWDWERTITAADRNIGFLKKIVRKIYQAIRITEKKVHDTYPDIRQWLPDDIHFIHSEELLELYPQLSPKERENKIAEKYGAVFVIGIGGELADGKIHDGRSPDYDDWSTPGENGFKGLNGDIILWNPLLKSAFEISSMGIRVDKTALVEQLRIRGCEDRLGLLFHKSLMEDRIPLSIGGGIGQSRLCMYLLHSAHIGEVQSSIWPEEMIRKCADNHIILK, from the coding sequence ATGTTAAGTATCCCTAAAGATTATCATCCGACACTGGATGTACAGCAGACGGAAGAAGCTGTGAAGATGATCAAACTCACATTTCAGGAAGAGTTGGCACAGGCATTATCCCTACGCAGGGTAACAGCCCCGCTTTTTGTCCTATCAGGCACAGGTATCAATGACAATCTGAACGGAATGGAGCGTCCGGTATCGTTTGAAATATCCGCCATCGGGCAACGTGCCGAAATCGTTCATTCACTGGCAAAGTGGAAACGCATGAAACTCGGTGCATACAATATCGAACCCGGGAAAGGACTCTATACCGATATGAATGCTATCCGGGCAGATGAAGAGGTGTTGGATAACCTGCATTCCGTATATGTGGACCAGTGGGACTGGGAGCGTACCATCACCGCTGCAGACCGTAACATCGGCTTCCTGAAAAAAATAGTCCGGAAAATATATCAGGCTATTCGTATTACGGAAAAAAAGGTACATGATACCTATCCAGATATCAGGCAATGGCTTCCGGATGATATCCATTTCATACACAGTGAAGAGTTGTTGGAATTGTATCCCCAGTTGTCTCCGAAAGAACGCGAAAACAAAATCGCAGAAAAGTATGGTGCTGTATTTGTTATCGGTATCGGCGGAGAACTGGCAGACGGAAAGATACATGACGGACGCTCGCCCGATTATGACGACTGGAGTACACCTGGTGAAAATGGTTTCAAGGGTCTCAACGGAGATATTATCCTTTGGAATCCATTGTTAAAAAGCGCTTTCGAAATCTCATCCATGGGCATCCGTGTGGATAAGACCGCTTTGGTGGAACAACTCAGGATCAGGGGATGTGAGGACCGGCTGGGCTTGCTTTTCCACAAGAGCCTGATGGAAGACAGGATACCTCTCTCTATCGGCGGCGGTATCGGACAGTCACGTCTTTGCATGTACCTTTTACACAGCGCCCATATCGGCGAAGTACAATCGAGTATCTGGCCGGAGGAAATGATCAGAAAATGTGCAGACAACCACATTATTTTAAAATAA
- a CDS encoding XrtN system VIT domain-containing protein, with the protein MKEIINDKPYLVGLGFIFVSFLVYLAGMNVEGDATLGLFFVNYIFTAIAWVYLAISVIFFRKTFRFFRIFPVLVLSLISAYSLNRFMNLFDTSPLWFFLVLVLVSLACLSLAGFRGMNRYFQWLVLTLVGVGIVVFFYLGIYLIPAYPVSAFLFWVLGISLHSFVPLLFLIFIFIWIFRYTRKGEMAVKGLYAGSGLVLILAIIFTFRWASVVNGINDTYQESFAEDDVTLPAWVRVSQRIPRNNITNKALKVGLTYVLPDFNTLNLSNFRFSTGFTEQQLHDPFIVVAALVAGQPRLNDEEKIKILESIYDSRHQATERLWSDEGIKTTYVNSSIQIWPQFRMAYTEQIIMLRNTRIGWRDTGEAVYTFHLPEGSVVTSLSLWINGEEEKGILTTKGKADSAYRTIVGVEARDPSLVHWQEGSTVSVRVFPVTSKEERVFKIGITSPLRKKETKLVYEPVYFEGTDCSKARETIHVRFMDEPLQLKYPPFMGKNHTGLESKRKSRYKSNWTISMDDPGLSVEPFCFDAHCYHIQELQSKEVQVDIKEVYLDVNRSWSKKEFDAVWNASDGRKVKVFNGQEMVTVNSGNKDEVYRDLSKLQFSLFPVHLINKTDQSLLISKSTSASPNLSDLKDSRFFRKMKSALHPEQSVYFLDIGETLSPYLKTLREYRLLNYRKGNIEDVYKTMKQSVFLQASLENDHQVAVHDAGINIIKQSGSLTGNAPDHLMRLFAYNHIMFRYAGSWNSVSTLTEEMVEEARQAYVVSPVSSLVVLESQKDYERFGITDADNSLKNASKKSKGAIPEPHEWALLLIVIAVTCYLYIRKKNPDFLIRKI; encoded by the coding sequence ATGAAAGAAATAATTAATGACAAGCCTTATCTGGTTGGACTGGGCTTTATTTTTGTTAGTTTTCTTGTTTATTTAGCCGGAATGAATGTAGAGGGGGATGCTACGCTGGGGCTTTTTTTTGTGAATTATATTTTTACAGCCATTGCATGGGTGTATTTGGCCATTTCAGTTATATTTTTCCGCAAGACATTCCGTTTCTTCCGCATCTTTCCTGTTCTGGTGTTATCGCTGATCAGTGCTTATTCTTTGAACAGGTTTATGAATCTGTTCGATACCTCTCCGCTATGGTTTTTCCTTGTGCTTGTGTTGGTCTCGTTGGCCTGTTTATCATTGGCGGGATTCAGGGGGATGAACCGTTATTTTCAATGGCTGGTATTGACATTGGTCGGGGTGGGAATAGTTGTGTTTTTCTATCTGGGTATTTACCTGATTCCCGCATATCCGGTCAGTGCGTTTCTTTTCTGGGTGTTGGGAATTTCTTTGCATAGTTTTGTTCCATTACTTTTTTTGATATTTATTTTTATATGGATATTCCGTTATACCCGGAAAGGCGAAATGGCAGTAAAGGGTTTGTATGCCGGGAGCGGATTGGTACTTATCCTGGCAATCATATTTACCTTCCGGTGGGCTTCGGTGGTCAATGGCATTAATGATACTTATCAGGAGTCATTTGCTGAAGATGATGTAACATTGCCGGCCTGGGTCAGGGTATCCCAGCGTATCCCCAGGAATAACATTACCAATAAAGCATTGAAGGTAGGACTTACTTACGTTTTACCCGATTTTAACACACTAAACCTTTCCAACTTCCGTTTTTCTACGGGATTTACAGAGCAGCAGCTGCATGATCCGTTCATTGTTGTGGCGGCACTCGTCGCCGGACAACCCCGTCTTAATGACGAAGAAAAAATAAAAATACTGGAAAGTATCTACGATTCGCGTCATCAGGCAACCGAACGATTATGGAGCGATGAGGGGATCAAAACCACTTATGTGAACTCTTCCATACAGATATGGCCTCAATTTCGTATGGCGTATACAGAGCAAATCATCATGCTCAGGAATACCCGGATCGGATGGCGGGATACCGGTGAAGCCGTATATACTTTTCATTTGCCCGAAGGTTCGGTAGTGACTTCACTTTCTTTATGGATCAACGGTGAAGAGGAAAAAGGGATACTGACCACTAAGGGTAAAGCCGATTCGGCATACCGGACAATCGTAGGTGTGGAGGCCCGGGACCCGTCATTGGTGCATTGGCAGGAGGGGTCAACTGTAAGCGTGCGTGTTTTTCCGGTCACATCAAAAGAAGAACGGGTATTTAAAATAGGTATTACGTCCCCTTTAAGGAAAAAAGAAACAAAGCTCGTGTATGAACCCGTTTATTTTGAAGGTACCGACTGCAGTAAAGCAAGAGAAACCATCCATGTCCGATTTATGGATGAACCTCTACAGTTGAAATATCCGCCGTTTATGGGAAAAAACCACACAGGTCTGGAAAGTAAACGGAAAAGCAGGTACAAGAGCAACTGGACAATTTCTATGGATGATCCTGGTTTATCCGTCGAGCCCTTCTGTTTTGATGCACATTGCTATCATATACAGGAACTTCAGTCAAAGGAAGTGCAGGTTGATATAAAAGAAGTGTATCTGGATGTAAACCGCTCATGGAGCAAAAAAGAATTCGATGCTGTGTGGAATGCTTCGGATGGCAGAAAAGTAAAGGTATTCAACGGTCAGGAAATGGTTACGGTAAATTCAGGAAATAAAGACGAGGTATATCGTGATTTGAGTAAGCTTCAGTTTTCTCTTTTCCCGGTTCACCTGATTAATAAAACGGACCAAAGCCTGCTGATAAGCAAGAGTACTTCCGCTTCTCCCAATTTATCCGATTTAAAGGATAGTCGCTTTTTCAGAAAAATGAAATCTGCATTACATCCGGAACAATCTGTATATTTTCTGGACATAGGAGAAACATTGTCTCCATACCTGAAAACTCTCCGGGAATACCGGTTATTGAATTATCGGAAAGGAAATATTGAGGATGTATATAAAACAATGAAACAATCTGTTTTTTTGCAGGCTTCGCTTGAAAATGATCATCAGGTGGCGGTACACGATGCGGGAATTAATATCATCAAACAATCCGGGTCTTTAACAGGAAATGCTCCCGACCACCTGATGCGTTTGTTTGCTTACAACCATATCATGTTCCGTTATGCCGGCAGTTGGAACTCGGTTTCAACACTTACCGAAGAAATGGTGGAAGAAGCCCGGCAAGCCTATGTCGTTTCGCCGGTCTCGAGTCTTGTTGTGCTGGAATCCCAGAAGGATTACGAACGTTTTGGCATTACAGATGCAGACAATAGCCTGAAGAACGCATCGAAAAAATCGAAGGGTGCCATACCTGAGCCTCACGAATGGGCATTATTACTCATTGTAATAGCCGTGACGTGTTATCTGTATATCCGTAAAAAGAATCCTGACTTTTTGATCAGAAAAATATAA
- a CDS encoding prolyl oligopeptidase family serine peptidase encodes MNVSIKRAAIIIACISVLPLILSVKSWKPDYSLFEKKEYVKGEYTLPYRILWPEDMEEGKSYPLFIFLHGKGLSGNDNERQLKRGAELFLEPENRKKYPSIVIYPQAPKRSAFVNIMRNGKSAFFVGTRKLMREESNRNEMEISLSPYGEMVYDIINQLIVGNIIDTTRIYIGGVSMGGYTTYQMIAEYPDLFAAAVAMSAGASLSNVEKWAGKVPIWIIHGEKDPMVPVENSRLIVKELEKLGITNFRYSEYEGIKHHSWEVAFEDPGFLEWVYTKSRK; translated from the coding sequence ATGAACGTATCCATAAAAAGGGCAGCCATTATTATTGCCTGTATATCGGTCTTACCATTAATACTGTCGGTAAAATCATGGAAACCGGATTATAGCCTATTCGAAAAAAAAGAATATGTGAAAGGAGAATATACCTTACCCTATCGTATACTATGGCCGGAAGATATGGAAGAAGGCAAATCATATCCGTTGTTTATTTTTCTACATGGAAAAGGCCTTTCCGGTAATGACAACGAAAGACAATTAAAACGTGGTGCAGAACTTTTTCTTGAACCGGAAAATCGTAAAAAATACCCGTCTATAGTGATATATCCACAGGCCCCAAAGAGAAGCGCCTTTGTAAACATCATGAGAAATGGAAAATCTGCTTTTTTTGTAGGAACAAGAAAACTGATGAGAGAAGAATCTAACCGTAATGAGATGGAAATATCCCTTTCCCCATACGGAGAGATGGTGTATGATATTATAAATCAACTCATAGTCGGTAATATTATAGATACCACCAGGATATATATAGGTGGGGTTTCCATGGGTGGATATACTACCTATCAAATGATTGCCGAATACCCTGACCTGTTTGCCGCCGCTGTAGCCATGTCGGCAGGAGCATCTCTTTCCAACGTTGAAAAATGGGCAGGTAAAGTGCCTATATGGATCATACATGGAGAAAAAGACCCGATGGTCCCTGTAGAAAATTCAAGATTGATCGTAAAAGAACTGGAAAAATTAGGCATCACAAACTTTCGTTATAGTGAATATGAAGGGATCAAGCATCACAGTTGGGAAGTCGCCTTTGAAGACCCCGGCTTCTTAGAATGGGTTTATACCAAGAGTAGAAAATAA
- a CDS encoding murein L,D-transpeptidase catalytic domain family protein, whose protein sequence is MQKYFIFFSVWFLCLPINFLLSKERDSEELVLSESQQLYTEMELEHVVNYTAFEYAVTGYQKLNAKNKDVVTLIDFSKPSTEERLYVLDMKQKKILYSTHVSHGKNSGGNYATSFSNERGSNKSSLGFFITENTYQGKHGYSLIIDGLEKGINDRAKERAIVIHSATYADPSVIASAGRLGRSFGCPALPKSISKTIIDTIKEGTLIFIYADDQDYFDQSTIL, encoded by the coding sequence ATGCAGAAATATTTTATCTTTTTTAGTGTATGGTTTCTTTGCTTGCCGATCAATTTTCTGTTGAGTAAAGAACGGGATTCAGAAGAATTGGTTTTATCAGAGAGTCAGCAACTTTATACAGAAATGGAGTTGGAGCATGTAGTCAATTATACGGCATTTGAATACGCTGTTACCGGGTATCAGAAATTAAATGCCAAAAACAAAGATGTGGTCACGTTGATTGACTTTTCAAAACCATCGACAGAGGAACGTCTTTATGTGTTGGACATGAAACAGAAAAAAATCCTGTATTCGACGCATGTATCGCACGGTAAGAATAGCGGCGGAAATTATGCCACCTCTTTTTCCAATGAAAGGGGATCGAATAAAAGTTCATTAGGTTTTTTTATCACTGAAAATACTTATCAGGGAAAACATGGCTACTCCCTGATTATTGACGGCCTTGAAAAAGGAATCAACGACCGTGCAAAAGAACGTGCTATCGTGATCCATAGCGCTACTTATGCCGACCCTTCCGTCATTGCTTCAGCAGGACGTTTGGGACGAAGTTTCGGTTGTCCGGCACTTCCCAAATCAATCAGCAAGACCATTATCGATACCATAAAAGAAGGGACTTTGATCTTCATCTATGCGGATGATCAGGATTATTTTGATCAAAGTACCATTCTGTAA
- a CDS encoding L,D-transpeptidase, which yields MKTIKRLSRETNVISLPDQTDSHTGIISRKIAPMTVEMEKDFLYDQYTLPDSFPYESTVRKFQWDKIRRHLVFLDSIQQGNVRWGILQNYRNMNGKAPVVKVNHKNEYNSISDAFGVDQNQSVPLFFPDNRTVAERYGKDGSLVKYIADTAGFTKIDVISIEGEWLVPKKYIRPINDTVIFKKAIFVDRTNQNITVLEKVGAIWLIRSMNPATTGRRKPPFERATPTGIFVIQGKKGQMFFYKDGTTEIGGFAPYASRFSNGGYIHGVPVNLPHTEIIEYIPTLGTTPRSHMCVRNATSHARFIFDWAPVEETLVFVFD from the coding sequence GTGAAAACAATAAAAAGACTATCCCGGGAAACGAATGTTATATCTTTACCTGATCAAACAGATTCTCATACAGGGATAATTTCCAGAAAAATAGCTCCCATGACTGTAGAGATGGAAAAGGATTTCCTTTATGACCAATATACGCTACCGGACAGTTTTCCATATGAAAGTACCGTTCGCAAATTTCAATGGGATAAAATACGCAGGCATCTGGTATTCCTTGATTCAATCCAACAAGGAAACGTACGTTGGGGCATTTTACAAAATTACAGGAATATGAACGGGAAAGCGCCGGTAGTTAAAGTAAATCATAAAAATGAGTATAACAGCATATCCGATGCTTTCGGAGTCGACCAGAATCAATCGGTCCCTTTATTTTTTCCGGATAACCGGACGGTTGCGGAACGATATGGAAAAGACGGTTCGCTTGTTAAATATATTGCGGATACTGCCGGATTTACAAAAATAGATGTAATCAGTATTGAAGGAGAGTGGCTGGTTCCCAAAAAATATATCAGGCCGATCAATGATACGGTCATCTTCAAAAAAGCCATTTTCGTTGACCGTACCAATCAAAATATCACAGTGCTTGAAAAAGTGGGTGCAATATGGTTGATAAGAAGTATGAATCCGGCAACTACGGGTCGCCGTAAACCGCCTTTTGAACGCGCAACCCCTACCGGAATTTTTGTAATCCAGGGGAAAAAAGGCCAGATGTTTTTTTATAAAGACGGGACTACGGAAATAGGCGGATTCGCACCTTATGCCAGTCGTTTTTCCAATGGAGGATACATACATGGGGTTCCGGTAAATCTTCCACACACAGAGATCATTGAATATATCCCGACACTCGGAACAACTCCCCGTTCACATATGTGTGTACGGAATGCCACCTCGCATGCCAGGTTCATTTTTGACTGGGCTCCTGTTGAAGAGACACTTGTTTTTGTTTTTGACTGA